In Horticoccus luteus, the following proteins share a genomic window:
- the pth gene encoding aminoacyl-tRNA hydrolase, with protein sequence MSISLVAALGNPGSAYAATRHNLGWVVLEAYARAQKLVWSSAPRFEAEVTRLPSLRLWLMKPQTFMNESGRAVAALARFHRIPPKEVLVIYDDVGLDVGRIKVSERGSAGGHNGVASLLEHLGDDFIRYRLGIGPKLPKEMDLKDFVLGKFSPDQQLIIDRQFDTYLQGLDLLLSRGVDQAMNHLNRREPHESDQA encoded by the coding sequence ATGTCCATTTCGCTCGTTGCCGCGCTCGGCAACCCGGGCTCCGCCTACGCGGCGACGCGCCACAACTTGGGTTGGGTCGTCCTTGAAGCGTATGCCCGCGCGCAAAAGCTGGTGTGGTCTTCCGCGCCGCGCTTCGAGGCCGAGGTAACGCGTCTCCCCAGTCTGCGATTGTGGCTCATGAAGCCGCAAACGTTCATGAATGAGAGCGGTCGCGCCGTAGCAGCGTTGGCGCGCTTTCACCGGATCCCTCCGAAGGAAGTGCTCGTCATTTATGACGACGTTGGGCTGGATGTCGGCCGAATTAAAGTAAGCGAGCGGGGCAGTGCAGGCGGCCACAATGGGGTCGCGAGCTTGCTTGAGCACCTCGGTGACGATTTCATCCGCTATCGTCTGGGCATTGGCCCGAAGCTGCCCAAGGAAATGGATCTCAAGGATTTCGTTTTAGGAAAATTTTCTCCCGACCAACAACTCATCATCGACCGTCAGTTTGACACTTATCTCCAAGGATTGGACCTCCTCCTTTCAAGAGGCGTGGACCAAGCCATGAATCATTTAAATCGCAGAGAGCCACATGAATCCGACCAAGCGTAA